The Solibacillus sp. FSL R7-0682 genome includes a window with the following:
- a CDS encoding IS3 family transposase (programmed frameshift), giving the protein MSKIIFNEHQRRQIEQNPNVVLITDRSIQYTVAFKLKAVQENLKGKGPTEIFKAAGFDLEIIGIKKVQSAVHRWKKIYQTYGEDGFTQERRGKGSTGRPRAEKLSADKKLEKAEARIRLLEAELAPLKKARRNGKAGEEESFLTPKEKYQAISETIRLFQLKNMTRYLCEVANVSSSGYYKWRQNMEKHSLREEADYQDYLLLKVIYDEAKGKIGYRGFYMELVDQLGKPMNHKKILRLMRKFNLYAKVRRANPYRLIEKANEAHRQIPNYLNRAFKQDEPGKVFLTDITYLQYKGGRTAYLSCVKDVATREIVAYKLATTLKLSIVYETLEQLKHHLDGNLHPEAMIHSDQGFHYTHPGFQKLVKDMGLKQSMSRRGNCLDNAPMESFFGHFKDEVDYHEAESFTELHTQVIDYITHYNHTRKQWTLKKMTPASYRSHLIAA; this is encoded by the exons CTATTCAATATACAGTAGCTTTCAAATTAAAAGCTGTTCAAGAAAATCTAAAAGGCAAAGGGCCTACCGAAATCTTCAAAGCTGCAGGCTTTGATTTAGAAATCATCGGGATTAAAAAAGTTCAAAGTGCTGTTCATAGGTGGAAGAAAATTTATCAAACATACGGTGAGGATGGTTTTACACAAGAGCGTCGTGGAAAAGGCAGTACAGGTCGCCCACGTGCCGAAAAATTATCAGCTGATAAAAAGTTAGAGAAAGCAGAAGCTCGTATTCGTCTATTGGAAGCAGAGCTAGCGC CTCTTAAAAAAGCTCGACGAAATGGAAAGGCAGGCGAAGAAGAATCGTTTTTAACACCCAAAGAAAAATATCAAGCAATCAGTGAAACGATTCGATTATTTCAACTCAAAAATATGACACGGTATCTTTGTGAAGTAGCAAATGTCAGCTCGAGTGGTTACTATAAATGGCGACAAAATATGGAGAAACATTCATTACGTGAAGAAGCTGATTATCAAGATTATCTTTTACTAAAAGTAATCTATGATGAAGCAAAAGGCAAAATTGGTTATCGAGGGTTTTATATGGAACTGGTGGACCAATTAGGGAAACCGATGAACCATAAAAAAATTCTTCGATTGATGCGTAAATTTAATTTGTATGCGAAGGTTCGTCGTGCCAATCCTTATCGACTTATAGAAAAAGCGAATGAAGCACATCGTCAAATTCCAAATTACTTAAATCGGGCATTCAAACAAGACGAGCCAGGAAAAGTCTTCTTAACAGACATTACCTATCTCCAATATAAGGGTGGCCGTACGGCTTATTTATCATGTGTAAAAGATGTCGCAACGAGAGAAATCGTTGCGTATAAACTAGCTACTACTCTTAAATTGTCGATTGTTTATGAAACACTTGAACAATTAAAACATCATTTGGATGGGAATCTTCATCCGGAAGCAATGATTCATTCGGATCAGGGGTTTCATTATACACATCCAGGATTTCAGAAGCTTGTGAAAGACATGGGGTTAAAACAATCCATGTCACGTCGAGGAAACTGTCTAGATAATGCGCCAATGGAATCGTTCTTTGGTCATTTTAAAGATGAAGTCGATTATCATGAAGCTGAAAGTTTCACGGAGCTACATACACAAGTCATTGACTATATCACGCATTACAACCACACAAGAAAGCAATGGACATTAAAAAAGATGACTCCGGCGAGTTACCGAAGTCATCTAATCGCAGCCTAA
- the ispG gene encoding flavodoxin-dependent (E)-4-hydroxy-3-methylbut-2-enyl-diphosphate synthase, protein MSEIVHRTKTRPVRVGNLTIGGNNEVVIQSMCTTKTHDVEATVAEIKRLEEAGCQIVRVAVPDERAANAIPEIKKQINIPLVADIHFDYKLALKAIEGGIDKVRINPGNIGRREKVEAVVNAAKAKGIPIRIGVNAGSLERHILEKYGYPTADGMVESALHHIKILEDLDFHDIIVSMKASDVNLAIEAYEKAAKAFDYPLHLGITESGTLFAGTVKSAAGLGAILSKGIGNTLRISLSADPVEEIKVARELLKSFGLASNMATLISCPTCGRIEIDLISIANEVEEYISKLNVPLKVAVLGCAVNGPGEAREADIGIAGARGEGLLFMKGKTVRKVPEETMVEELKKEIDKLAAEMAEKREAEANANA, encoded by the coding sequence ATGAGTGAAATCGTTCACCGTACGAAAACGCGTCCTGTACGTGTCGGTAATTTAACAATTGGTGGCAATAATGAAGTCGTAATTCAAAGTATGTGTACGACAAAAACACACGATGTTGAAGCGACAGTTGCTGAAATTAAACGTTTAGAAGAAGCAGGATGTCAAATTGTACGTGTCGCTGTTCCTGATGAACGTGCAGCAAATGCGATTCCAGAAATTAAAAAACAAATTAATATCCCATTAGTTGCGGATATTCACTTTGATTACAAGTTAGCATTAAAAGCAATTGAAGGCGGTATTGATAAAGTACGTATTAACCCAGGTAATATCGGACGCCGTGAAAAAGTTGAGGCAGTTGTTAATGCCGCTAAAGCAAAAGGTATTCCAATTCGTATCGGTGTAAACGCTGGTTCTTTAGAGCGCCACATCCTTGAAAAATATGGCTACCCTACTGCAGACGGAATGGTTGAGTCTGCATTACATCACATAAAAATATTAGAAGACCTAGACTTCCACGATATTATCGTTTCTATGAAGGCTTCTGACGTTAACCTTGCAATTGAAGCGTATGAAAAGGCGGCAAAAGCATTTGATTACCCACTTCACCTTGGTATTACAGAATCAGGTACATTATTTGCTGGTACTGTAAAATCAGCTGCTGGTTTAGGCGCAATTCTTTCTAAGGGGATTGGGAATACATTACGTATTTCCTTATCAGCTGACCCAGTGGAAGAAATTAAAGTAGCTCGCGAACTATTAAAATCATTCGGGCTTGCATCCAATATGGCTACATTAATTTCATGCCCAACATGTGGCCGTATTGAAATTGACTTAATTTCAATTGCCAATGAGGTAGAAGAATATATTTCTAAATTAAATGTCCCATTAAAGGTAGCTGTACTAGGCTGTGCGGTTAACGGTCCTGGTGAGGCGCGTGAGGCTGATATCGGTATTGCAGGTGCACGTGGAGAAGGCCTACTATTTATGAAGGGCAAAACAGTGCGTAAAGTACCAGAAGAAACAATGGTAGAAGAACTGAAAAAAGAGATTGATAAATTAGCTGCTGAAATGGCTGAAAAACGTGAAGCAGAAGCAAACGCGAACGCATAA
- a CDS encoding DUF1189 family protein yields the protein MKISHMQLLIDSLTNPKKLGAYRILSIGKVMQYAFLMIALLTAFSFGQFLNNGTNEIFGYSEIEQYAKSIQWIVYPIALVMLFVMNTVVYFVKVSLYALAGQLFINPMKRRGEYRQVWRSAVFACTWATFITMFGSLFPISPTIMTLVSVFITMLFIILALTKYPLAK from the coding sequence ATGAAAATTTCTCACATGCAATTATTAATTGATAGTTTAACAAATCCTAAAAAGCTAGGCGCCTATCGAATATTATCCATTGGTAAAGTAATGCAATATGCCTTTTTAATGATCGCGTTACTGACAGCATTTTCATTTGGTCAGTTTTTAAATAATGGTACAAATGAAATATTTGGCTATTCAGAAATCGAACAATATGCGAAAAGTATACAATGGATTGTGTATCCGATTGCGCTTGTCATGTTATTTGTCATGAACACCGTCGTGTACTTTGTTAAAGTTAGCTTGTATGCCCTTGCTGGACAACTTTTTATCAATCCAATGAAGCGACGCGGGGAATATCGTCAAGTTTGGCGATCAGCAGTTTTTGCATGTACATGGGCAACATTTATAACGATGTTCGGTAGCCTATTCCCTATTTCACCAACTATTATGACGCTTGTTAGTGTATTTATAACAATGTTGTTTATTATTCTTGCATTAACTAAATATCCTTTAGCAAAATAA
- a CDS encoding DUF1801 domain-containing protein, whose translation MFDEFIAQIDEKWHAAFVQLMLTVDENIPSGFEKTLTGNMIAYSVPLEAYPKGYHVTPNTPLPFLSIAPQKRHLALYHLGMYADSTLLAWFKQEYEKTVPTKLNMGKSCIRWTSTKHIPYNLIAQLCQKMTINQWIELYEKTHLKG comes from the coding sequence ATGTTTGATGAATTTATCGCACAGATTGATGAAAAATGGCATGCTGCATTTGTACAGCTGATGCTAACGGTAGATGAAAATATACCGTCAGGCTTTGAAAAGACGCTAACAGGTAATATGATTGCCTATAGTGTACCGCTTGAAGCCTATCCAAAGGGTTATCATGTCACACCAAATACACCACTACCATTTTTGAGTATTGCCCCACAAAAAAGGCATTTAGCACTCTATCATTTGGGGATGTATGCAGATTCAACATTATTAGCATGGTTTAAGCAAGAATACGAAAAAACTGTACCTACAAAGCTCAACATGGGTAAAAGCTGTATTCGCTGGACTTCGACGAAGCATATTCCATATAACTTAATCGCACAGCTTTGCCAAAAGATGACGATCAATCAATGGATTGAGCTTTACGAGAAAACGCATTTAAAAGGTTAA
- a CDS encoding DUF456 domain-containing protein, which produces MEIVAWVIIIALFIIAFVGLVYPIIPSVLFLLGGFIAYGLFFSFSHFPWWFWVIEILFVALLFAADTISNLVGVKKFGGSKAGMWGSTIGLLIGPFVIPFAGIIAGPFIGAIIGELLVERKSINQAVKVGVGSVIGFLTSVVTKGIVQAVMIVLFFIAI; this is translated from the coding sequence ATGGAAATCGTCGCGTGGGTTATTATTATCGCGTTATTTATCATCGCGTTTGTTGGGCTTGTTTATCCGATAATTCCGTCTGTATTATTTTTACTCGGAGGGTTTATCGCGTACGGTCTATTTTTTAGTTTTAGTCATTTTCCATGGTGGTTCTGGGTTATTGAAATTTTGTTCGTTGCATTGCTATTTGCAGCGGACACTATCTCAAACTTAGTCGGTGTGAAAAAGTTTGGTGGCTCTAAAGCTGGTATGTGGGGGAGTACCATTGGTCTACTTATTGGACCGTTTGTCATCCCATTTGCAGGGATTATAGCTGGCCCGTTTATCGGTGCAATTATAGGAGAACTTTTAGTAGAGCGAAAATCCATTAATCAGGCCGTGAAAGTGGGTGTTGGATCGGTCATTGGATTTTTAACTTCAGTTGTTACAAAGGGGATTGTACAGGCGGTTATGATTGTTTTATTTTTTATTGCAATTTAG
- a CDS encoding TetR/AcrR family transcriptional regulator produces the protein MDLRVKKTHESLQRALLILLKNKSLENISVAELCRIAEINRGTFYLHYKNVHGVFERYFTEIVKDLKLSYEFPYDVTQDNISQLTPEMIQIFHHVKKYESFYRIVFDEKIPMIYYQKLFATIRSFILSFHNEHVQQMPEKQIDYFVSYTANAIIGIILQWHHNNYEETPEQINQYLVNFIRFKDMSF, from the coding sequence ATGGATTTACGTGTCAAAAAGACTCATGAAAGCTTGCAACGTGCTTTGCTTATCCTATTAAAAAACAAATCTTTAGAAAATATATCGGTAGCGGAGCTTTGCCGTATTGCAGAAATAAACCGCGGCACATTTTATTTACATTACAAAAATGTCCACGGTGTATTTGAACGCTATTTCACTGAAATCGTCAAAGATTTAAAGCTATCCTATGAGTTTCCCTACGATGTGACGCAAGATAATATTTCACAGCTAACGCCTGAAATGATTCAAATTTTCCATCATGTTAAAAAGTATGAGTCATTTTATCGCATCGTATTCGATGAAAAAATTCCAATGATTTATTATCAAAAGCTTTTTGCAACAATTCGATCATTTATTTTGTCCTTTCACAATGAGCATGTCCAACAAATGCCCGAAAAACAAATCGATTATTTTGTTAGTTATACGGCCAATGCAATTATCGGCATTATTTTGCAGTGGCATCATAATAACTACGAAGAGACACCCGAACAAATTAATCAATATTTAGTAAATTTCATTCGCTTTAAAGATATGAGCTTTTAA
- a CDS encoding superoxide dismutase, whose amino-acid sequence MAYKLPELTYAYDALEPHIDAKTMEIHHSKHHNTYVTNLNAAVEGTEYADKDINELIADIDALPANIQTAVRNNGGGHANHSLFWEVIAPGGSNTPVGEVAAAIDAKFGSFDAFKEEFAKAATTRFGSGWAWLIVDGDSVAVTSTPNQDSPVMEGKTPILGLDVWEHAYYLNYQNRRPDYIGAFWNVVNWDVVEAKFQAAK is encoded by the coding sequence ATGGCTTACAAATTACCAGAATTAACTTACGCTTATGATGCATTAGAACCACATATCGATGCAAAAACAATGGAGATCCACCATTCTAAACACCACAATACTTACGTAACAAACTTAAACGCTGCTGTAGAAGGTACTGAATATGCAGACAAAGATATTAACGAACTAATCGCTGATATTGATGCATTACCAGCTAACATTCAAACTGCAGTTCGTAACAACGGTGGCGGTCACGCAAACCACTCATTATTCTGGGAAGTAATCGCTCCAGGCGGTTCTAACACACCAGTTGGCGAAGTAGCTGCTGCGATCGACGCAAAATTTGGTTCATTTGACGCTTTCAAAGAAGAGTTTGCTAAAGCTGCAACAACTCGTTTCGGTTCAGGTTGGGCTTGGTTAATCGTTGACGGTGACTCTGTTGCTGTAACATCAACTCCAAACCAAGACTCTCCAGTAATGGAAGGTAAAACGCCAATCCTAGGCTTAGACGTTTGGGAGCACGCTTACTACTTAAACTACCAAAACCGTCGTCCAGACTACATCGGTGCTTTCTGGAACGTAGTGAACTGGGACGTAGTAGAAGCTAAATTCCAAGCAGCTAAATAA